From Bifidobacterium sp. ESL0790, one genomic window encodes:
- a CDS encoding DNA translocase FtsK, giving the protein MVRRAKSSSTSRKARGGKAGGSSSRARKADDATKVMPPQDGPIWRRYPKQCRIAGFFVLLIVAIMFCASEWFRVDGFLGRWLHLFAAGLLGMMSVLLPVFLVVAAVGLLLDPEKHKGSLRVVIGSALLLFSICSIIDAIVASPSHHFDMAVLREAGGIFGFVLGSPLAWGLSPVFAVIIFVLVALYSLSLIARLDVTKLPGRIHDLFSRHDDAEAQDIAGNGLDAQFPNEVQLDGATLPLAAGVPTHDGNDEIDDADSGDAKASKRGIRGFFSKIFSRSGNAGDDDAKLDHYAGDDAFDKAAVLQGRTDETPIVAGAQDEVVDPVTGEVTKVQDNISTTMPIASTGPDPWSVIGQDGKASEPLVKGIAGGAANLDPSVANSAFDPSGAAGGNVSANTPGRNDDAEDDESNKPYHLPSLDILVHGKPHATRTKANDNVIRALTATFQQFNVDAKVVGFLRGPSVTQYEVELGPGVKVEKVTNLRRNIAYAVASSDVRILSPIPGKSAIGIEIPNVDREIVHLGDVLRSDKAMNDPNPMLAGVGKDVEGHFVTADLTKMPHLLVAGATGSGKSSFINSMLTSIIMRATPEEVRLIMVDPKRVELSAYAGIPHLLTPIITDPKKAAQALEWVVKEMDARYDDLQYFGFRHIKDFNKAVRAGKVHPPLGSKRKVAPYPYIVVVVDEMADLMMLAKNDVESSIQRITQLARAAGVHLVLATQRPSVDVITGLIKANIPSRLAFATSSATDSRVILDTTGAESLIGQGDALFLPMGSAKPVRVQGSWVGESEIRQAVQFVRTQRKPHYREDIEQMAKKAEEQESHPDEEIGDDMDTLLEAAKLVVTTQFGSTSMLQRKLRIGFAKAGRMMDLLESRGVVGPSEGSKAREVLVQPQDLTQVLDFIQGKTGSIEPSAAPAPNAAAPDVSTTES; this is encoded by the coding sequence ATGGTACGTAGAGCGAAATCCAGCAGTACATCCCGAAAGGCCCGTGGCGGCAAGGCCGGCGGGTCTTCCAGTCGCGCCCGCAAGGCCGATGACGCCACCAAGGTGATGCCGCCGCAAGATGGCCCGATCTGGCGCCGCTACCCGAAGCAATGCCGCATCGCAGGCTTCTTCGTGCTGCTCATCGTCGCCATCATGTTCTGCGCCTCCGAATGGTTCCGCGTCGACGGCTTCCTCGGTCGCTGGCTGCACCTCTTCGCCGCCGGCCTGCTCGGCATGATGAGCGTGCTGCTCCCCGTCTTCCTGGTGGTGGCTGCGGTCGGCCTGCTGCTCGACCCGGAGAAGCACAAGGGCAGCCTGCGCGTGGTCATCGGCTCCGCGCTGCTGCTGTTCTCGATCTGCTCGATCATCGACGCCATCGTCGCCTCGCCCTCCCACCACTTCGACATGGCCGTGCTGCGCGAGGCCGGCGGCATCTTCGGTTTCGTGCTCGGCTCGCCTCTGGCCTGGGGACTTTCGCCGGTGTTCGCGGTCATTATTTTCGTGTTGGTCGCGCTCTATTCTCTGTCGCTGATCGCCAGGCTCGATGTAACCAAGCTGCCTGGCAGGATTCACGACCTCTTCTCGCGTCACGATGACGCCGAAGCTCAGGATATCGCCGGAAACGGTTTGGATGCGCAGTTCCCCAACGAGGTCCAGCTCGACGGCGCGACGCTTCCGCTCGCGGCGGGCGTGCCCACACACGACGGCAACGATGAGATCGATGATGCCGATTCTGGTGACGCCAAGGCGAGCAAGCGTGGCATCCGCGGCTTCTTCTCCAAGATATTCTCCCGTTCCGGCAACGCCGGTGACGATGACGCCAAGCTCGACCATTACGCCGGTGACGACGCCTTCGACAAAGCCGCGGTGTTGCAAGGGCGAACCGACGAGACGCCCATCGTCGCAGGAGCTCAGGATGAGGTCGTCGACCCGGTGACCGGCGAGGTCACCAAAGTCCAAGACAATATTTCCACGACCATGCCCATCGCTTCCACAGGCCCCGACCCATGGTCCGTCATCGGCCAGGATGGCAAGGCCTCCGAGCCGTTGGTCAAGGGCATCGCCGGGGGAGCGGCCAACCTCGATCCGTCCGTGGCCAACAGCGCCTTCGACCCCAGCGGCGCGGCGGGCGGTAACGTCAGCGCCAACACGCCTGGCCGAAATGACGATGCCGAGGACGACGAGTCCAACAAGCCCTACCACCTGCCCAGCCTCGACATCCTCGTGCACGGCAAGCCGCACGCCACCCGCACCAAGGCCAACGACAACGTCATCCGCGCGCTGACCGCCACGTTCCAGCAGTTCAACGTCGACGCCAAGGTCGTCGGCTTCCTGCGTGGCCCGTCGGTCACCCAATACGAGGTGGAGCTCGGCCCGGGCGTCAAGGTCGAGAAGGTCACGAACCTGCGTCGCAACATCGCCTACGCCGTGGCGTCGAGCGACGTGCGTATCCTCTCGCCGATCCCGGGCAAATCCGCCATCGGCATCGAGATCCCCAACGTCGACCGCGAGATCGTGCATCTGGGCGACGTGCTGCGCAGCGACAAGGCCATGAACGACCCGAACCCGATGCTCGCTGGCGTCGGCAAGGACGTCGAGGGCCATTTCGTCACCGCCGACCTCACCAAGATGCCGCATCTGCTGGTCGCGGGCGCCACCGGTTCCGGCAAGTCCAGCTTCATCAATTCCATGCTCACCTCGATCATCATGCGCGCCACCCCCGAAGAGGTGCGCCTGATCATGGTCGACCCCAAGCGTGTGGAACTCTCCGCCTACGCAGGTATTCCGCACCTGCTGACGCCGATCATCACCGACCCCAAGAAGGCCGCGCAGGCGCTGGAATGGGTGGTCAAGGAGATGGACGCCCGCTACGACGACCTGCAATACTTCGGGTTCCGCCATATCAAGGACTTCAACAAGGCCGTGCGTGCCGGCAAGGTGCACCCGCCGCTGGGCTCCAAGCGCAAGGTCGCCCCATATCCTTATATCGTCGTGGTCGTCGACGAGATGGCCGATTTGATGATGCTGGCCAAGAACGACGTCGAAAGCTCCATCCAGCGCATCACCCAGCTTGCGCGTGCCGCGGGTGTGCATCTGGTGCTCGCCACCCAGCGCCCGTCGGTCGACGTCATCACCGGCCTCATCAAGGCCAACATCCCCTCACGTCTGGCCTTCGCCACCTCGTCGGCCACCGATTCCCGCGTCATCCTCGACACCACCGGCGCCGAGTCGTTGATCGGCCAGGGCGACGCGCTCTTCCTGCCGATGGGCTCCGCCAAGCCCGTGCGTGTGCAGGGATCGTGGGTCGGCGAGTCGGAGATTCGCCAGGCCGTCCAGTTCGTGCGCACCCAGCGCAAGCCGCACTATCGCGAGGACATCGAGCAGATGGCCAAGAAGGCCGAGGAGCAGGAGAGCCATCCCGACGAGGAGATCGGCGACGACATGGACACGTTGCTGGAGGCCGCGAAACTCGTGGTCACCACGCAGTTCGGCTCCACCTCCATGCTCCAGCGCAAGCTGCGCATTGGTTTCGCCAAGGCCGGCCGCATGATGGACCTGCTCGAATCACGCGGCGTCGTCGGCCCATCCGAGGGCTCCAAGGCCCGCGAGGTGCTCGTCCAGCCGCAGGACCTCACCCAGGTCCTCGACTTCATCCAAGGCAAAACCGGCTCCATCGAGCCCAGCGCCGCTCCCGCTCCGAACGCCGCTGCGCCAGACGTTTCAACTACTGAGTCCTGA
- a CDS encoding restriction endonuclease, with protein MDLRSGHVGLGAYSGSDFSGGNAFDEAASIHEESTEDMIDSENSLVSGVAQSVRPTAVDSWSLLSANSAARQDEFQPIPGSNESEEIQHLKTESTFNVLDGDAIHHAFMKLEHLSASEGKAVQLNELTDYLIKELLNILKSGISRECPDFFSCMKVPPRQIEAVPERLRKAIKPPTPPTRRAYPVSPEKHWSLTAKGQEKYRLRYQKEVQQINDEYIRCCHTYRQQMANYEIQEKQHLDELKLANEHRSKAEQAEQKRVSERNNVLMSFKHDVASGDGNAVSRYFHYALQLFGFIFEYEDFDIVYSPDSRRLILQYQLPNRDIIPEVRTYRYVKSRNSITQTLFKKQDTKKLYTSVIAQIALLAIVEVFRLDFSNIVDTVCFNGMYLTTDPSTGHTVFPCLISVQANFKEISELNLERVDPVACLKHLSAVVSRDPNEVVPVRPLIKFDKNDSRFVTEENILSDLDQRPNLMELTPAEFESLVTNLFSKMGLDTKLTQPSRDGGVDCIAYDSRPILGGKVVIQAKRYKNTVGVAAVRDLYGTMMNEGASKGILVTTSGYGSASDKFAKNKPLELIDGSGLLSLLKEYAGVEAKIVVPNDWVDSPLYSGEI; from the coding sequence TTGGATTTGCGAAGCGGACATGTAGGACTGGGAGCTTATTCAGGTTCTGATTTCTCTGGTGGTAACGCTTTTGATGAAGCTGCATCAATACATGAGGAATCGACAGAGGACATGATTGATTCCGAAAATTCACTTGTTAGCGGTGTGGCACAGAGCGTAAGACCGACAGCAGTAGATTCTTGGAGTCTTTTGTCGGCCAATAGCGCTGCTCGGCAGGATGAATTTCAACCAATTCCAGGCAGTAACGAGTCCGAGGAAATACAGCATTTAAAGACTGAAAGTACGTTCAATGTCTTGGATGGCGATGCAATTCATCATGCTTTTATGAAGCTTGAGCACCTTTCGGCTTCTGAAGGCAAGGCTGTCCAGTTGAATGAACTGACTGATTATCTGATTAAAGAGTTGTTGAATATTCTGAAGTCAGGTATTAGTCGAGAATGCCCAGATTTTTTCTCATGTATGAAAGTTCCACCGCGGCAGATTGAGGCAGTCCCGGAACGGTTGAGAAAAGCGATTAAACCGCCTACACCACCCACCAGAAGAGCATATCCCGTTTCGCCCGAAAAACATTGGTCATTGACGGCTAAGGGTCAAGAAAAATATCGACTTCGATATCAAAAAGAAGTTCAACAGATTAATGATGAATATATAAGGTGCTGCCATACTTATAGACAGCAAATGGCAAATTATGAGATTCAAGAGAAGCAACATCTTGATGAACTCAAACTTGCGAATGAGCATCGTTCGAAGGCAGAGCAAGCAGAACAAAAACGAGTCTCGGAGCGTAACAATGTTCTGATGTCATTCAAGCATGATGTCGCAAGCGGTGATGGTAATGCGGTGTCGCGTTATTTCCATTACGCTTTGCAACTTTTTGGATTCATCTTTGAGTATGAGGATTTTGATATTGTCTATAGTCCCGATTCAAGGCGTTTGATTTTACAATATCAGCTTCCAAACAGAGATATCATTCCTGAAGTCAGAACCTATCGTTATGTGAAAAGTCGGAACTCAATAACGCAAACTTTGTTTAAAAAGCAAGATACCAAAAAACTTTATACTTCCGTGATTGCACAAATTGCTTTGCTTGCAATTGTCGAAGTGTTCCGTCTTGATTTCAGCAATATCGTTGACACTGTTTGTTTCAACGGTATGTACCTGACAACAGATCCATCTACCGGGCATACTGTTTTCCCTTGTTTGATTAGTGTACAAGCGAATTTCAAGGAGATCTCTGAACTTAATTTGGAACGTGTGGACCCGGTGGCATGTCTTAAACACCTGTCTGCGGTGGTGTCAAGGGACCCCAATGAAGTTGTACCGGTTAGGCCATTGATCAAGTTTGACAAGAATGATTCGCGGTTTGTAACTGAGGAGAATATTCTATCTGACTTGGACCAACGACCAAACCTTATGGAACTAACTCCAGCGGAGTTCGAAAGTCTAGTCACCAACCTCTTTAGCAAAATGGGATTGGACACTAAACTTACTCAACCATCGCGCGACGGGGGAGTCGATTGCATAGCATACGATTCAAGGCCGATACTTGGAGGCAAGGTCGTCATTCAAGCGAAACGCTATAAAAACACCGTTGGAGTTGCCGCAGTTCGTGATTTATACGGCACCATGATGAACGAAGGCGCTTCAAAAGGTATTTTGGTGACCACGAGTGGTTATGGTTCCGCATCTGATAAGTTTGCGAAAAATAAACCTTTGGAGCTCATTGATGGCTCTGGACTGCTCAGCTTGCTAAAGGAATATGCGGGGGTTGAGGCCAAAATTGTTGTTCCTAATGATTGGGTTGATTCACCTCTCTATAGTGGTGAGATTTAG
- the pgsA gene encoding CDP-diacylglycerol--glycerol-3-phosphate 3-phosphatidyltransferase: protein MQERDEHQSLLDGWNSPPNLVTYTRIVLVLVFLWADISAGPWGSGKPWLRFTAAILFIVAASTDKLDGWMARTYNQVTELGKLMDPIADKLLICSALVVASAFQEISWWVTGLFLVREVGITVMRFFVIDSGGKVIAAAKAGKYKTLTQCIGLGMLLMPVWALTPTRMVPAALPALGAGAPLWWTIYYWATYILLFAALALCLYSGYIYVRNVWRARKSA, encoded by the coding sequence ATGCAAGAACGAGATGAACATCAGTCGCTGCTGGACGGTTGGAACAGCCCGCCGAATCTGGTCACCTATACCCGCATCGTGTTGGTCCTGGTTTTCCTGTGGGCCGACATCTCCGCAGGTCCTTGGGGCAGCGGCAAGCCGTGGTTGCGCTTCACCGCCGCGATCCTGTTCATCGTCGCCGCCTCGACCGACAAGCTCGACGGCTGGATGGCTCGCACCTACAACCAGGTCACCGAGCTGGGCAAGCTCATGGACCCGATCGCCGACAAGTTGCTCATCTGCTCGGCGCTGGTGGTCGCCTCCGCCTTCCAGGAGATCAGCTGGTGGGTCACCGGCCTCTTCCTCGTGCGCGAGGTCGGCATCACCGTCATGCGCTTCTTCGTCATCGACTCGGGCGGCAAGGTCATCGCCGCCGCCAAGGCCGGCAAATACAAGACGCTCACCCAGTGCATCGGCTTGGGCATGCTGCTGATGCCGGTGTGGGCCCTGACGCCCACGCGCATGGTGCCGGCCGCGTTGCCCGCGCTCGGAGCCGGAGCGCCGTTGTGGTGGACCATCTATTACTGGGCCACCTACATCCTGCTTTTCGCCGCACTCGCGCTGTGCCTCTACTCCGGCTACATCTACGTGCGCAACGTGTGGCGCGCGCGCAAGTCGGCCTGA
- a CDS encoding nicotinamide-nucleotide amidohydrolase family protein: MAVAILDDCRKAGVKIAAAESLTGGLLADAFVRIPGASDVFLGSAVTYDIAAKASILGVDADLLEREGAVHPEVARQMAQSTAKLYNQPKYDGRVIGLSTTGVAGPGPDGDKPAGLVYIGVAIPPSLKAGQARAHAFELRLSGSRERIRHLTVLNVLANVRRLTWLN; encoded by the coding sequence ATGGCCGTGGCCATCCTCGACGATTGCCGCAAGGCCGGCGTGAAGATCGCCGCCGCCGAATCGCTGACCGGCGGACTGCTCGCCGACGCCTTCGTGCGCATCCCTGGAGCCTCCGACGTCTTCCTGGGCTCGGCCGTCACCTATGACATCGCCGCCAAGGCCTCGATTCTGGGCGTGGACGCCGACCTGCTCGAGCGCGAGGGCGCGGTGCACCCCGAGGTGGCGCGTCAGATGGCGCAATCAACCGCCAAATTGTACAACCAGCCGAAATATGACGGACGGGTCATCGGCCTGTCGACCACGGGGGTGGCTGGCCCCGGGCCCGATGGTGACAAACCGGCCGGCCTGGTCTATATCGGTGTCGCCATTCCGCCCAGTCTCAAGGCGGGGCAGGCCCGGGCGCACGCCTTCGAGCTGCGGCTTTCCGGCTCCCGCGAACGCATCCGCCACCTGACGGTCCTCAACGTATTGGCCAATGTGAGGCGGCTCACATGGTTGAATTAG
- a CDS encoding helix-turn-helix transcriptional regulator: protein METMTRTQERMRMNTISIDAQRPGDARNKDLTPAQKRAVAFAQQQVLKARAAKKAKDERQAALNRMWQEEDNEQSKPRAVARKHEENAEGRDISLREAIGHVLRDLRTRDHKTLREVSEKAGVSLGYLSEVERGQKEASSELLASIAESLGLSTSQMLRMVADYLDSSEV from the coding sequence ATGGAAACAATGACTCGTACACAGGAACGGATGAGGATGAACACGATTTCGATTGACGCGCAGCGCCCGGGCGACGCGCGGAACAAGGATTTGACCCCGGCCCAGAAGCGTGCGGTGGCGTTCGCGCAGCAGCAGGTGCTGAAGGCGCGCGCCGCGAAGAAGGCAAAGGACGAGCGCCAGGCCGCTCTCAATCGGATGTGGCAGGAAGAGGACAACGAGCAGTCGAAGCCGCGCGCGGTGGCCCGCAAGCATGAGGAGAACGCCGAGGGCCGCGACATCTCGTTGCGCGAGGCGATCGGCCACGTGCTGCGCGACCTGCGCACCCGCGACCACAAGACCCTGCGCGAGGTCAGCGAGAAGGCCGGTGTGTCTCTCGGCTACCTCTCCGAGGTCGAGCGCGGGCAGAAGGAGGCGAGCTCGGAGCTTCTGGCATCCATCGCCGAATCCCTGGGCCTGAGCACCTCGCAGATGCTGCGCATGGTCGCCGACTACCTGGATTCCTCCGAGGTCTGA
- a CDS encoding DUF3046 domain-containing protein: protein MREREFWQLLDEVLGHSYGRSIAHDQVLTQLDDMTVVEALAAGVEPRVVWNVLCDQLEIPDSKRWGKDHNAPPLPAK, encoded by the coding sequence GTGCGTGAACGTGAATTCTGGCAATTGCTCGACGAGGTCCTCGGCCATTCCTACGGCCGGTCGATCGCCCACGACCAGGTGCTGACCCAGCTCGACGACATGACGGTGGTGGAGGCGCTCGCCGCCGGCGTGGAGCCGCGCGTGGTGTGGAACGTGCTGTGCGACCAGCTTGAGATTCCCGATTCGAAACGCTGGGGCAAGGACCACAACGCCCCGCCGCTGCCCGCGAAGTAG
- the recA gene encoding recombinase RecA: MAQKNTSKDGKVKNLKAEESKGQGIDPRRQAALDTALKQVEKSFGKGSAMRLGDKPVQNVEVIPTGSLALDMALGIGGLPRGRIVEIYGPESSGKTTLALHAVANAQKAGGVAAYIDAEHALDPVYAKKLGVDTDSLIISQPDNGEQALEIADMLVRSGALDVVVIDSVAALVPKAEIEGEMGDSHVGLQARLMSQALRKMTGALSQSGTTAIFINQLREKIGVFFGSPETTTGGKALKFYASVRLDIRRIQTIKNGDEAVGNRTKVKVVKNKMAPPFKFAEFDILYGEGISKEGSVLDMALQCDVVKKSGSWFTYEGDQLGQGRENVRQFLKDNPALTEEIERKVKVKYGLIPDDSAADGDGNETSDTDVSASAGDAADTTGKADAEAGSNKG; encoded by the coding sequence ATGGCGCAGAAGAACACATCGAAAGATGGCAAGGTGAAGAACCTCAAGGCCGAGGAGAGCAAGGGCCAGGGCATCGACCCGCGCAGGCAGGCGGCGCTCGACACCGCGTTGAAGCAGGTCGAGAAGAGCTTCGGCAAGGGCTCGGCCATGCGGCTTGGCGACAAGCCCGTGCAGAACGTCGAGGTCATCCCCACCGGCTCGCTCGCCCTTGACATGGCGCTGGGTATCGGGGGGCTGCCGCGCGGCAGGATCGTGGAGATCTATGGCCCGGAGTCCTCGGGCAAGACCACGTTGGCGCTGCATGCCGTCGCCAACGCGCAGAAGGCCGGCGGCGTGGCGGCCTATATCGACGCCGAGCACGCGCTCGATCCGGTCTATGCCAAGAAGCTCGGGGTCGACACCGATTCCCTGATTATCTCCCAGCCCGACAACGGCGAGCAAGCGCTTGAGATCGCCGACATGCTGGTGCGTTCCGGCGCGCTCGACGTCGTGGTCATCGATTCGGTAGCCGCCTTGGTGCCCAAGGCCGAGATCGAGGGCGAGATGGGCGACAGCCACGTCGGCCTGCAGGCCAGGCTCATGAGCCAGGCGCTGCGCAAGATGACCGGCGCGCTTTCGCAGTCCGGCACCACGGCCATTTTCATCAACCAACTGCGTGAGAAGATCGGCGTCTTCTTCGGCAGCCCGGAGACCACCACCGGCGGCAAGGCGCTGAAGTTCTACGCCTCGGTGCGTCTCGACATCAGGCGTATCCAGACCATCAAGAACGGTGACGAGGCGGTGGGCAACCGCACCAAGGTGAAGGTCGTCAAGAACAAGATGGCCCCGCCCTTCAAGTTCGCCGAGTTCGACATCCTCTACGGCGAGGGCATCTCCAAGGAGGGCTCCGTGCTCGACATGGCGTTGCAGTGCGACGTCGTCAAGAAGTCGGGCTCGTGGTTCACCTACGAGGGCGACCAGCTGGGGCAGGGGCGCGAAAACGTGCGCCAGTTCCTCAAAGACAACCCGGCCCTCACCGAGGAGATCGAGCGCAAGGTCAAGGTCAAATACGGCCTTATTCCCGACGATTCCGCCGCCGACGGCGATGGGAACGAGACTTCCGACACGGATGTCTCGGCCTCCGCGGGCGATGCCGCCGACACCACTGGCAAGGCCGATGCCGAAGCCGGTTCGAACAAAGGCTGA
- a CDS encoding regulatory protein RecX has product MALDVVDETASATGAVAGLGRATSGRSDGKGSQSHAKKRRPNASHTHAVPVVSAYTSGFGGSLDVDDQPDQRRKYRRRGRGHNNYRPRYRTGKPVRRVPDDPADVDACREAALTLLDSAARSSGALTKRLVHKGYDPVVSRQVVDRLVEIHLIDDEDYARSVIRSCASRMLGSRGAQMELKRKGVEDRLASQVVREAREQGVFEDSVWQLGRKVAAKTEGMDRQVRRRRFWSAGGRKGHDPEALRRVSHDLFDNPVE; this is encoded by the coding sequence TTGGCTTTGGACGTTGTCGACGAAACCGCATCGGCAACAGGCGCTGTTGCTGGTCTGGGAAGAGCAACATCCGGGCGAAGTGATGGCAAGGGGTCGCAGAGCCATGCCAAGAAGCGCAGGCCCAACGCCTCGCATACCCATGCGGTGCCGGTGGTCAGCGCCTACACCAGTGGTTTCGGGGGAAGCCTCGACGTCGATGACCAGCCCGACCAGCGCAGGAAATACCGTCGTCGTGGCCGTGGGCACAACAATTACCGGCCGAGATACCGCACCGGCAAACCGGTCCGTCGTGTTCCCGACGATCCCGCGGACGTGGACGCGTGCCGCGAGGCCGCATTGACTCTGCTTGATTCGGCCGCCCGCTCATCTGGCGCTTTGACGAAGAGGCTCGTCCACAAGGGCTACGATCCGGTGGTCTCGCGGCAGGTGGTCGACCGTCTGGTCGAGATCCATCTCATCGACGACGAGGATTACGCGCGTTCGGTCATTCGCTCGTGTGCCTCGAGGATGCTTGGCTCGCGCGGCGCCCAGATGGAGCTCAAGCGCAAAGGTGTCGAGGATCGTTTGGCCTCGCAGGTGGTGCGCGAGGCCCGTGAACAAGGCGTTTTTGAAGACAGCGTCTGGCAGCTGGGCCGCAAGGTCGCCGCCAAGACGGAGGGCATGGACCGCCAGGTGCGCCGTCGCCGTTTCTGGTCGGCCGGAGGCCGCAAAGGCCACGACCCCGAGGCCTTGCGCCGAGTCTCCCACGACCTTTTCGACAATCCGGTGGAGTGA
- a CDS encoding nucleotidyl transferase AbiEii/AbiGii toxin family protein, producing the protein MSVFVNHDEHRAAIDNILRSLNAPESNPFILKGGTALMACYGLDRFSEDIDLDGERANIPSSRFFGAVETACRKHGYSWRKAKDTPAMRRAFVDYGNPERPLKIEASFRRKQVPATETTMINGIRVYTISRLCELKVGAYLNRDKIRDLYDITFIADHYYDELDESARQHLQTAFEYKDLEQFDYLVRSQSDPLIDNAVMEDRLLRTLDRLGLIAS; encoded by the coding sequence ATGAGCGTATTCGTCAATCATGATGAGCATAGAGCGGCAATAGACAATATATTGCGTTCGTTGAACGCCCCTGAGTCGAATCCTTTTATTCTTAAAGGTGGCACCGCGCTGATGGCCTGTTATGGGTTGGATCGATTCAGCGAGGATATCGATCTCGACGGCGAGCGTGCCAACATTCCCTCATCGCGTTTCTTCGGGGCGGTGGAAACGGCTTGCCGCAAGCACGGCTACTCATGGCGCAAGGCCAAAGATACACCCGCCATGCGTCGGGCGTTTGTCGATTACGGGAATCCCGAAAGACCGTTGAAAATCGAGGCCAGTTTCCGCCGTAAACAGGTGCCGGCCACGGAGACCACGATGATCAACGGCATCCGCGTCTACACCATCAGCAGGCTTTGCGAGCTCAAGGTCGGCGCATACCTCAATCGTGACAAAATCCGTGACCTGTACGACATCACATTCATTGCGGACCATTACTACGATGAGCTCGACGAGTCCGCCAGACAACATCTGCAGACGGCATTTGAATATAAGGATCTTGAACAGTTCGACTATTTGGTGCGTAGCCAGTCCGACCCGTTGATTGACAATGCGGTGATGGAGGACAGGCTGCTACGCACGCTCGACCGACTCGGACTCATCGCCTCCTAG
- the raiA gene encoding ribosome-associated translation inhibitor RaiA encodes MDIIVTGRHMQVSQKFRDVVDTKMNRVTGIAPSAQRAEIVVSREGNPRQADTAKRVEITVIDGATVVRAEASSSDEFSALDIALDKLTLRLRRAKDRKMTRRRRDSRKVVDKGVLPLGEPISPEPPQMQDSEPEEPEPPQTDSPQEAVSSDLGPGESVEVQVGDTPIVIRRKLHIAEPMTIDEALYEMELIGHDFFLFVNKETNRPSVVYRRHGWSYGVFEIDTPEHVKADGAAPENAM; translated from the coding sequence ATGGATATCATCGTTACCGGTCGCCATATGCAGGTAAGCCAGAAATTCCGTGATGTTGTCGATACCAAGATGAACCGCGTCACCGGCATCGCGCCCAGCGCCCAGCGCGCTGAGATCGTGGTGAGCCGCGAAGGCAACCCGAGGCAGGCCGACACCGCCAAGCGAGTCGAGATCACGGTCATCGACGGTGCGACGGTGGTGCGCGCGGAGGCCTCGAGTTCCGATGAGTTCAGCGCCCTCGATATCGCCCTCGACAAGCTGACGCTGCGCCTGCGCCGCGCCAAGGACCGCAAGATGACCCGTCGTCGCCGCGATTCGCGCAAGGTGGTCGACAAGGGTGTGCTGCCGCTGGGCGAGCCGATCAGCCCGGAGCCCCCGCAGATGCAGGATTCCGAGCCGGAAGAGCCGGAGCCGCCGCAGACCGACAGCCCGCAGGAGGCCGTCTCCTCCGATCTGGGACCGGGTGAGTCCGTCGAGGTGCAGGTGGGAGACACCCCCATCGTCATCCGCCGCAAGCTGCACATCGCCGAGCCGATGACCATCGACGAGGCGCTCTACGAGATGGAGCTCATCGGCCACGACTTCTTCCTCTTCGTCAACAAGGAGACCAACCGCCCCTCCGTCGTCTACCGTCGCCACGGCTGGAGCTACGGCGTCTTCGAGATCGACACCCCGGAGCACGTCAAGGCCGACGGTGCCGCGCCAGAGAACGCGATGTGA